GATCTCCCTCGACCCGATGATCTTCAGCGACATGTACCCTGAGAAAGAGGTCAGGGGTCATCGGTCAGGGGTCAGCGCAACAAACGACGAAAATGAAGACGTTCATGTTGAGGAGTATCAGCTTGCACAGCTCGCGCAATTCAGCATAGAGGCTGTCAAAAAAGAGATACTATGGCAAAAATCACCACGGGTTATCCTGTACCCGGAAAAAGGTTTTGAAAAGGAGAAGTGGGAACCGGAAAATTTTGTGACCCTCTATGAGTCTCTACGATCAAAGGGCGTTCAGGCGCGCATGATGAGCCCTGCCGGTTTACGGGTAGATATACCGGAGACGATATCCATTGACGATCTCAGTGATGTCAAGAGCTTCTTTGAAACAGGCGGCATCTTTGTTTCCAACGACTCCGGTATGGCGCACCTCGCAGGCGTCTCCGGCCTTTTCACCATCACCATATTCACGGATTATGATCCCCGCGTCTGGCATCCGAGGGGGACTAATGTATCGCTGAGGCTCGGCGAAGACTGGCTCAATTGTGACGCCTTAGAAAAGATCATCATGAATGTCATCTGAACTGGGCTCACGTCGCCCCCTCCACAAGCAAAGCTCGCGGAGCCTCCCCCTCTCGCCCGAGAACGGGCTACAAAATTAATTGGGCTCACAGCTTGTCCCTACTTGACGGGATCGTCCCCTCCACATCACCCGCAAGCTGATACCCGGCTCGCTTAAGGAAAGGTTCTGCCGGACCGTTTCTTCGATTCTTTGTTTCTCGCTGTCCACTATTCACTGTTCACTATTCACTGCCTTAATCCGCTGATTTTAAAGATTGTCATCACACATTCTTGGTGCTACAATGACCTTATGACCTTTATAACAGACGTCTATTTAAGCGAAATACTGAAGAAGGATGTCATCAATCAGTACGGCAGGAAGGTTGGCAGCCTCTGGGATCTCGTTATTGTACCGGGAATCAAGTTCCCGAGCGTTACAAGACTTATTATCAAAGACAAAAAAAGATTTCTTGAATTTTCCGTTGAACACCTTAACCTTTTTAACAGGTTTGTTATCACAGCCCACACCACAGACGAAGAATATCGTCCCTATACCTATAACGGCAGCGACATACTCGTGAAAAAGGACATCCTTGATAAACAGATCCTCGATGTCAATGGGGCTAAGGTTGTCAGGGTCAACGATCTAAAGCTCGGTGATGTTGACGGGAGCATCTGCGTCCTCGGCATAGACGTGGGACTAAACGGTATCCTGAGAAGGATAGATGGCGGCCGGCTGCTTCAGGATACCATGGTGTTCTTTAATAAACCTATCAAAGAGAATATCATCAGCTGGAACTTTCTACAGACCATAGATCCTGATCTGAGAAATCTGACATTAAACGTGGCGAGGAAGCAGTTGGGGAAACTCCACCCCTCTGACCTTGCACAGATCCTGACAGAGATTCATCCGGAACAGGGAACCGAGATCCTTTCATCGGTCGACGAAGAACTGGCCGGGGAAGCCCTCCACGAGGTCTCTACCGAGGTGCGGGAAAAACTCTTAAAAGAGATGGACAAGGAGACGATCTCCGATATCCTCGAGGAGATGCCCCCCGATGAAGCGGCTGACATTCTGGGCGATATGTCTGAAGAGACCTCGGAAGAGCTCCTCTCCCTCATGGAAAAAGAGGAGGCCGAGGAAGTAAAAGATCTCCTGAGCTATGAAGATGATACGGCAGGTGGTCTCATGACCAGTGAATTTCTGGATTTTCTGCCCGATACGACGGTGGACGAAACACTTGCCAACATGAGACTTCTCGTACCGGATGTAGAGTTCATATACTATATATATGTGGTCGATACAGACGACCATCTTCTTGGTATCGTTTCCCTGAGAAGGCTTTTAACAAGTCCCCTGGATGCGAGGCTCGGTGATTTGATGACCCATAATGTGAAATATGTCTACCTTGATGCGAACAGAAAAGAAGTGGCGGAGCTTATTTCGAAATACGATTTTATTGCAATCCCCGTGCTGGATGAGCACGATGCACTCAGCGGCGTCATCACCGTCGACGATATCATCGACCTCTTTGTCCCGAACCCCACGCGGAAAAGAAAGGGACGAACATTTAAATAAACCGGTAAATCATAGAGACAGTCGATAGTGAATAGCATAAAATCAGTCGATAGTATAAAGGCGGTCGATAGTCGATAGTGAATAGTAAGAAGCAAAAAGATGGATGACATAGGGGGTCATTGCGAGCCCGCAGGGCGTGGCAATCCCATCTTTTGAGATCGCCACGGCTTCGCCTCGCGATGACAATAAGGTTTGAACGTAGAACATTGAACGTTGAACAGGTATTCCCTTACGCCTCAAAGGTGTTCGCTATGCGCCATGCGCTATGCTCTAGTAACGAGCGACAAGCATCGAGTATCCAGCATCCGACTTCTCACCCTCTGCTCTCAGCCCTCTGCCCTCTGCTCTCTGCTGCCTTTCCCTCACGCCTAACGCCTTAGGGCCTGCATTCGGATCTGTTGAACGGCTATTTCAGCCCGAACAGGGTGGGCAGATATGTGGAGAGTGATGGGAAGAGCATCGTAATAAGAAGCGCTACGAACATGATGGCGATGAACGGCGCAATCGATCGTGAGATCCTTTCAAGGGAGATATCCGCGATATTCGCGATAACATAGAGGTTGACGGCCACCGGCGGGGTTACCTGCCCGATGGCGAGGTTCATCGTCATGACCACGCCGAACCATACAGGGTCCCACTGGAAATGTTTCATAAGAGGGAGCAGGATGGGGAGGAATATATAGTATATGGATATGGCATCCATGAGCATACCGGCAATGAAGAGGATCACGTTAACAAGGATGAGGATCACAAACGGGTTCGATGACAGCGACAGGAGGCAGGAAGAGGTCCTGTCCATGACGCCGAGCGTTGATCCCGTCCAGGAGAAAAGTCCTGCAAAGGCAACAATGAACATGACGACCGCCGACGAGAGGGTAGCGTCCCTGAAGATCCCGTAGAGCATGCGCAAATTCAGGCTCCTGTATACGACGAACCCAAGGAAGAGGCCGTAAAAGACGGCAACAACCGCAGCCTCTGTTGCGGTGAAGATACCGCCATAGATGCCGCCCAGAATAACTGCCGGCGCGGCAAGTCCCCAGATCGCCCCTTTGAATGCCTCCCAGATCTCTTTGGGGGTTCCCCAGCGTTCCCCCCGCCACCCGCGGGCCTTTGCCACAAAGATCGAAGGGATGATAAGGAGAAGGGCCGCAATGATCCCTGGAATGACGCCTGCGGCAAAGAGCGCCGGGACAGAGGTGCTGGCTATGACGCCGTAGATGATGAAGGCAATGCTCGGCGGGATGACGATCGCCAGGGAACCGGAACTTGCGATCAATGCCGATGTATACCCCTTGTCGTATCCCATCGCAACCATCGCAGGGAACAGGATGGTCCCAAGGGCAGCCGTGTCGGCAGGCCCCGATCCGGAGATACCTGCAAAGATGACGCCGACGATGATCGTAACGACGGCAAGCCCACCGGGCATCGGTCCCACCAGGAGGCCGACAAAACGTATCAGCCGCCTGGAGATCCCGCAGCGGTCAAGGATCAGCCCGGCGAGGATAAAAAAAGGCAGGGCAAGCAACTGGAACTTTGCTATGTTGGCATAAAAATTCGGGGACAGCACCTGTATTCCGAGGTTATATTTCCAGATCAATGCGACAGCGGTAAAGCCGAGGGATGTGGCAACGGGGATGCCGAGGAGTAGGAGAACAAGAAAAAGAGAAAAAAAGATGATGACCGGTTCCATTAATCATTCCCCTCTTTCAGTTCCTTCCAGGCTGCTTCGATGATGCGAAGTATGATGAGGATTCCGCCGACCGGGATGGCAAGGGTATAGAGCCACTGCGGGATGTTCAGGGCCTCTGTCATCGTATTCAACTCGATCTCAAACTTTATCTGAATAAAGCTGAACCAGATGAGCATGGAGACGGTGAATATCGTCAGGACCGATGCAAAGGGAAAGAGGATATTTTTTCCAAGGTTGGGGAAACGGAGGGCGAGAAGATCAAAGCCAAGGTGTATCTTTCTCCTGAACCCTGCAGCCGCGCCAAGCATGGTGAGCCATACGAGGCACGCGACCTCGACCTCTTCGGTAAATGCGAAGGAGTACTGTATGAAGTACCGCGTGATGACGTTAACAAAGGCCAGCCCGGACATAATAACGAGGAGGACAACGCAGGTTGCCTCCTCGAAATGTTCATATATCTTTTTTAGCATTGACTGTTATTTTTTTGGAGTCTTTGCCTTTGGCGCCGGTTTCGCTGCCCCTTTCATCGCCTTCTGGATGTCCTTCTCTGCCATGACGACGAGCTCTGTTCCTATATCTTTCGCCCACTTGTCATGTACTGATTTTGTTTTGCCTTTGAAGACCTTTACCTGCTTGGGAGTAAGGACGGTGACATCCATACCGTTTTTCCTGAGGGTGTCGAGGGTCTCCATGCTGCCTTCCAGTCCCGCCCGGGCACCCTTCTTCTGCCATTTAACGGTCTCATCAGCGGCCTTTTTGATCGCCTCCTTGTCCTGTGCGGAGAACCCGTCCCATACCTCTTTGCTTACGCCCAGGATAAGCGGGTCAATCGCATAATGCCAGATCGTTGCGTATTTGTGGACCTGCCAGAGCTTGTTGGGGATGATGACGGAGACGACAGGGTTTTCCTGGCCGTCAACAGTTCCCTGCTGGAACGCAGAGAGCGCCTCGCCCCAGTTCATAGAGACGGGATTTGCGCCCATAGCCTTGAAGGTATCGATGAAGATCGGTGAACCGACAACCCGTACCTTCAGGCCATCCATGTCCTCCGGTTTCTTCACGGCCCTTTTACTGTTTGTCAGCTCCCTGTAGCCGTTTTCAGCCCAGCCGAGGCCGACAACGCCTTTCTCCTCAATGATCTTGAAGAGACGTTTCCCGACCTCTCCGTTCTCAACGGCGTCGAGGGCTTTGTAATCAGGGAAGAAGAAAGGCATCGAGAAGATGTTGAGCTCCTTCACCGTTGTTGACCAGTTTATCGTTGATCCGAGCGCGAAGTCGATGACGCCCTGTTTCATGAGGAGAAATTCGTTC
This is a stretch of genomic DNA from Syntrophorhabdaceae bacterium. It encodes these proteins:
- a CDS encoding glycosyltransferase family 9 protein, translated to ISLDPMIFSDMYPEKEVRGHRSGVSATNDENEDVHVEEYQLAQLAQFSIEAVKKEILWQKSPRVILYPEKGFEKEKWEPENFVTLYESLRSKGVQARMMSPAGLRVDIPETISIDDLSDVKSFFETGGIFVSNDSGMAHLAGVSGLFTITIFTDYDPRVWHPRGTNVSLRLGEDWLNCDALEKIIMNVI
- a CDS encoding CBS domain-containing protein; amino-acid sequence: MTFITDVYLSEILKKDVINQYGRKVGSLWDLVIVPGIKFPSVTRLIIKDKKRFLEFSVEHLNLFNRFVITAHTTDEEYRPYTYNGSDILVKKDILDKQILDVNGAKVVRVNDLKLGDVDGSICVLGIDVGLNGILRRIDGGRLLQDTMVFFNKPIKENIISWNFLQTIDPDLRNLTLNVARKQLGKLHPSDLAQILTEIHPEQGTEILSSVDEELAGEALHEVSTEVREKLLKEMDKETISDILEEMPPDEAADILGDMSEETSEELLSLMEKEEAEEVKDLLSYEDDTAGGLMTSEFLDFLPDTTVDETLANMRLLVPDVEFIYYIYVVDTDDHLLGIVSLRRLLTSPLDARLGDLMTHNVKYVYLDANRKEVAELISKYDFIAIPVLDEHDALSGVITVDDIIDLFVPNPTRKRKGRTFK
- a CDS encoding TRAP transporter large permease — translated: MEPVIIFFSLFLVLLLLGIPVATSLGFTAVALIWKYNLGIQVLSPNFYANIAKFQLLALPFFILAGLILDRCGISRRLIRFVGLLVGPMPGGLAVVTIIVGVIFAGISGSGPADTAALGTILFPAMVAMGYDKGYTSALIASSGSLAIVIPPSIAFIIYGVIASTSVPALFAAGVIPGIIAALLLIIPSIFVAKARGWRGERWGTPKEIWEAFKGAIWGLAAPAVILGGIYGGIFTATEAAVVAVFYGLFLGFVVYRSLNLRMLYGIFRDATLSSAVVMFIVAFAGLFSWTGSTLGVMDRTSSCLLSLSSNPFVILILVNVILFIAGMLMDAISIYYIFLPILLPLMKHFQWDPVWFGVVMTMNLAIGQVTPPVAVNLYVIANIADISLERISRSIAPFIAIMFVALLITMLFPSLSTYLPTLFGLK
- a CDS encoding TRAP transporter small permease, whose protein sequence is MLKKIYEHFEEATCVVLLVIMSGLAFVNVITRYFIQYSFAFTEEVEVACLVWLTMLGAAAGFRRKIHLGFDLLALRFPNLGKNILFPFASVLTIFTVSMLIWFSFIQIKFEIELNTMTEALNIPQWLYTLAIPVGGILIILRIIEAAWKELKEGND
- a CDS encoding DctP family TRAP transporter solute-binding subunit; protein product: LVTAGSAQTYKPEYKMSIVVGPAGPWGEGAARFAEAVRKYTDGRINIKPYYSGQLFAGKQTNEFLLMKQGVIDFALGSTINWSTTVKELNIFSMPFFFPDYKALDAVENGEVGKRLFKIIEEKGVVGLGWAENGYRELTNSKRAVKKPEDMDGLKVRVVGSPIFIDTFKAMGANPVSMNWGEALSAFQQGTVDGQENPVVSVIIPNKLWQVHKYATIWHYAIDPLILGVSKEVWDGFSAQDKEAIKKAADETVKWQKKGARAGLEGSMETLDTLRKNGMDVTVLTPKQVKVFKGKTKSVHDKWAKDIGTELVVMAEKDIQKAMKGAAKPAPKAKTPKK